A stretch of the Haloplanus aerogenes genome encodes the following:
- a CDS encoding NAD+ synthase produces MSDESVIVAESAPLDLRLSEDELAATREHITAFIEDVVDRASAEGAVLGLSGGIDSTLTAHLAVEALGTDRVHGLVMPSDVNAADNMSDAERVARDLDIEYDVIDIGPIFDAFVDAFPGETTDERVETDPLRTAAGNVRVRIRAVLDYFVANAENRVVLGTGNRSEALTGYFTKYGDGAVDCHPIGNLYKQQVRQLAAHLGVDDDLVHKTPSAEMWLGQTDEAEMGVGYDTLDAILALHVDGPLSLSATVRHLDVTAEQVERVVDLYERSAHKREMPPAPDPLYL; encoded by the coding sequence ATGAGCGACGAATCCGTCATTGTGGCAGAGTCGGCACCGCTCGATCTGCGCCTCTCAGAGGACGAACTGGCGGCGACGCGGGAGCACATCACGGCGTTCATCGAGGACGTGGTCGACCGCGCCAGCGCCGAGGGGGCGGTCCTCGGCCTCTCGGGTGGGATCGACAGCACGCTGACGGCACACCTCGCGGTCGAGGCGCTCGGCACCGACCGCGTCCACGGCCTCGTGATGCCGAGCGACGTGAACGCGGCGGACAACATGAGCGACGCCGAACGCGTCGCTCGTGATCTCGACATCGAGTACGACGTGATCGACATCGGCCCGATCTTCGACGCCTTCGTCGACGCCTTCCCCGGCGAGACGACCGACGAACGGGTCGAGACCGACCCGCTCCGGACGGCCGCCGGGAACGTCCGGGTGCGGATTCGGGCCGTCCTCGACTACTTCGTCGCCAACGCGGAGAACCGGGTCGTCCTCGGGACGGGCAACCGGAGCGAGGCGCTCACCGGCTACTTCACGAAGTACGGCGACGGCGCGGTCGACTGCCACCCCATCGGCAACCTCTACAAACAGCAGGTGCGACAGCTCGCCGCCCACCTCGGCGTTGACGACGACCTCGTGCACAAGACGCCCTCCGCGGAGATGTGGCTGGGCCAGACCGACGAGGCCGAGATGGGCGTCGGCTACGACACGCTCGACGCTATCCTCGCGCTCCACGTCGACGGTCCGCTCTCGCTCTCGGCCACGGTCCGCCACCTCGACGTGACCGCCGAGCAGGTCGAACGCGTCGTCGACCTCTACGAGCGGAGCGCACACAAACGCGAGATGCCGCCCGCGCCCGATCCGCTGTACCTGTAA
- a CDS encoding DUF7114 family protein has translation MDNAVRARRAACDALADIEPERLREVLRDRLADASMTPSVLTLLSAHTLDPSVDAAPLAERAAGVQLIYEGLRLTRTLAHDEPWADGENDAARQADLDILAADVLVSRGFYLLARTETADRAVEVVRAFGRNQTRRRQADTDHETLDRNLEADVFALAVAAGTTAVGVAPGDELLDYADGLAREFEGDLPPPESALPDSTADRILALAGGDPAPSAADP, from the coding sequence ATGGACAACGCCGTACGGGCCCGGCGTGCCGCCTGCGACGCGCTCGCCGACATCGAACCCGAACGGCTCCGCGAGGTGCTTCGCGACCGGCTCGCGGACGCCTCGATGACGCCCAGTGTCCTGACGTTGCTGAGCGCCCACACGCTCGATCCGAGCGTCGACGCCGCCCCCCTCGCCGAACGGGCGGCAGGCGTCCAGCTCATCTACGAAGGCCTCCGGCTCACTCGCACGCTGGCCCACGACGAACCCTGGGCTGACGGCGAGAACGACGCCGCGCGGCAGGCCGACCTCGACATCCTCGCCGCCGACGTGCTCGTCTCCCGGGGGTTCTACCTCCTCGCCCGGACCGAGACGGCCGACCGCGCCGTCGAGGTCGTCCGGGCGTTCGGCCGGAACCAGACGCGTCGTCGCCAGGCCGACACCGACCACGAGACGCTCGACCGCAACCTCGAAGCCGACGTGTTCGCCCTCGCCGTCGCCGCTGGCACGACCGCCGTCGGCGTCGCTCCGGGTGACGAACTCCTCGACTACGCCGATGGCCTCGCTCGCGAGTTCGAGGGCGACCTGCCGCCGCCCGAATCGGCCCTCCCCGACTCGACGGCCGACCGTATCCTCGCGCTCGCCGGTGGCGACCCTGCCCCCTCCGCCGCCGACCCGTAA
- a CDS encoding UPF0175 family protein, with protein MATAVGQYVLGEISLGKAAEAAGMSRWEFEEVLRDAGFDALYGPRTDDQLEEELDTARNLGE; from the coding sequence TTGGCGACTGCTGTTGGCCAGTACGTCCTCGGCGAGATTTCTCTCGGGAAGGCCGCCGAAGCGGCAGGGATGTCCCGCTGGGAGTTCGAGGAAGTGCTTCGGGACGCCGGATTCGACGCGCTGTACGGGCCGCGGACGGACGACCAGCTGGAAGAGGAACTCGACACCGCCCGGAACCTTGGCGAGTAG
- a CDS encoding DUF7384 family protein, producing MIEPSPARVTADADVLAADVLVGGPSRAALDHVREHSWLTLVASDHLLDDAEAVIRELGDAALARDWRTRIERECEFVSHPAEDHPALATAYRGGAMHLLTLDDSLRSASAGAALRGRVETSPRHPRAFDTLFDAESLYREVVGGEYPGPDRDPRA from the coding sequence ATGATCGAGCCGTCGCCCGCCCGCGTCACCGCCGACGCGGACGTACTCGCCGCCGACGTACTCGTCGGCGGGCCGTCGCGGGCGGCGCTCGATCACGTCCGCGAGCACTCGTGGCTGACGCTCGTCGCCAGCGACCACTTGCTCGACGACGCCGAGGCCGTGATCCGCGAACTCGGCGACGCCGCCCTGGCCCGGGACTGGCGCACCCGCATCGAGCGGGAGTGCGAGTTCGTCTCCCACCCCGCCGAGGATCACCCGGCGCTCGCCACGGCCTACCGCGGCGGCGCGATGCACCTCCTGACGCTCGACGACTCGCTGCGATCCGCATCTGCCGGCGCCGCCCTCCGCGGCCGCGTCGAGACCAGTCCCCGTCATCCCCGCGCCTTCGACACGCTGTTCGACGCCGAGAGCCTCTACCGCGAAGTCGTGGGCGGCGAGTACCCGGGGCCGGATCGGGACCCGCGGGCGTGA
- a CDS encoding non-canonical purine NTP pyrophosphatase, with amino-acid sequence MLRYVTTNAGKVREARDYLSDGSVSQLDFDYTEIQSPELEPIAARGAREAYRHAGEPVLVDDAGLFIDALDGFPGPYSSYAEETLGIERVGELARDTSRGDVSGSRTQSDEAADPARAAFRCVLAYCDGDPFDASPDPIDRGDRAAAAAASADDEDDATTLPVKLFEGVVRGRIVEPRGDGGFGYDPIFEHEGQTFAEMTAAEKNAVSHRGRALGKFSEWYATR; translated from the coding sequence ATGCTCCGGTACGTCACGACCAACGCGGGGAAAGTCCGCGAAGCCCGCGACTACCTCTCGGACGGATCGGTCTCGCAACTCGACTTCGACTACACCGAGATCCAGTCACCCGAACTCGAACCCATCGCCGCTCGCGGCGCCCGCGAGGCGTACCGCCACGCCGGCGAACCCGTCCTCGTCGACGACGCCGGTCTCTTTATCGACGCCCTCGACGGCTTCCCCGGCCCCTACTCCTCGTACGCCGAGGAGACGCTGGGCATCGAACGCGTGGGTGAGCTCGCACGCGACACGTCTCGTGGAGACGTGTCGGGCAGTCGGACGCAGTCCGACGAGGCGGCCGACCCCGCACGCGCCGCCTTCCGCTGTGTCCTCGCCTACTGCGACGGCGACCCCTTCGACGCCAGTCCCGACCCCATCGACCGCGGGGATCGGGCGGCCGCCGCGGCCGCGAGCGCGGACGACGAAGACGACGCGACTACCCTCCCCGTCAAGCTGTTCGAGGGCGTCGTCCGCGGGCGCATCGTCGAACCGCGCGGCGACGGCGGCTTCGGCTACGATCCCATCTTCGAACACGAGGGACAGACGTTCGCGGAGATGACGGCCGCCGAAAAGAACGCCGTCTCGCACCGCGGCCGGGCGCTCGGGAAGTTCTCGGAGTGGTACGCGACGCGATAG
- a CDS encoding translation initiation factor IF-2 subunit gamma, whose product MATETHQQPEVNIGLVGHVDHGKTTLVQALSGSWTDQHSEEMKRGISIRLGYADATFRKCPGVDEPEAFTVDETCPDGSESDVLRTVSFVDAPGHETLMATMLSGAALMDGAVLVVSATDPVPQAQTEEHLMALDIIGVENIVIAQNKIDLVDREQAVRNYEEIEEFVEGTVAEDAPIVPISAQQEVNMDLLIGAIEEEIPTPDRDESNPARMFAARSFDINRPGTTWEDLSGGVVGGSLVDGTLEVGDELELRPGREVEEGGQTEWRPITTEVRSLQAGGQSVEVARPGGLLGVGTGLDPSLTKGDALAGQVAGEPGTLPQTYESFEMDVELLDRVVGEEGEEIEEISTGEPLMLTVGTATTVGAVTSARSGECEVSLKRPVCAEAGDQIAINRRVGARWRLIGIGTLK is encoded by the coding sequence ATGGCGACGGAAACACACCAGCAACCGGAGGTGAACATCGGCCTCGTCGGCCACGTCGATCACGGCAAGACGACGCTGGTCCAGGCTCTCAGCGGGTCGTGGACCGACCAGCACTCCGAGGAGATGAAACGCGGTATCTCCATTCGGCTCGGGTACGCGGACGCGACGTTCCGCAAGTGTCCCGGGGTCGACGAACCGGAGGCGTTCACCGTCGACGAGACCTGTCCAGACGGCTCGGAGAGCGACGTGCTCCGGACGGTGTCCTTCGTCGACGCCCCCGGTCACGAGACGCTGATGGCGACGATGCTCTCGGGCGCGGCGCTCATGGACGGGGCGGTGCTGGTCGTGAGCGCGACCGACCCGGTCCCGCAGGCCCAGACTGAAGAACACCTGATGGCGCTCGACATCATCGGCGTCGAGAACATCGTCATCGCCCAGAACAAGATCGACCTCGTCGACCGCGAGCAGGCGGTCCGCAACTACGAGGAGATCGAAGAGTTCGTCGAGGGCACCGTCGCCGAGGACGCCCCCATCGTCCCCATCAGCGCCCAGCAGGAGGTGAACATGGACCTCCTCATCGGCGCCATCGAGGAGGAGATTCCGACGCCGGACCGCGACGAGAGCAATCCGGCGCGGATGTTCGCCGCCCGCAGTTTCGACATCAACCGCCCGGGGACGACGTGGGAAGATCTCAGCGGCGGTGTCGTTGGCGGCAGTCTGGTCGACGGCACGCTCGAAGTCGGCGACGAACTCGAACTCCGCCCTGGCCGCGAAGTCGAGGAGGGGGGTCAGACCGAGTGGCGGCCCATCACGACCGAGGTGCGGTCGCTCCAGGCCGGCGGGCAGTCGGTCGAGGTGGCGCGCCCCGGCGGCCTCCTCGGCGTCGGTACCGGCCTCGATCCGTCGCTCACGAAGGGTGACGCGCTCGCGGGCCAGGTCGCCGGCGAACCCGGGACGCTCCCCCAGACCTACGAGTCCTTCGAGATGGACGTGGAACTCCTCGACCGCGTCGTCGGCGAGGAAGGGGAGGAGATCGAGGAGATCTCGACGGGTGAGCCGCTGATGCTCACCGTCGGCACCGCGACGACGGTCGGCGCCGTGACCAGCGCCCGGTCCGGCGAGTGCGAGGTATCGCTCAAACGGCCCGTCTGTGCGGAGGCCGGCGACCAGATCGCCATCAACCGCCGTGTCGGCGCGCGCTGGCGACTCATCGGCATCGGCACGCTCAAGTGA
- a CDS encoding DUF188 domain-containing protein — MDTSALMMPVECDVRLFDELERLLGEAEFITPPAVIAELDRLATGASEEATAASVGRDLAERCRVVETDASYADDALVELADCGECEYVVTNDQPLRDRLLERGVRVIGLRGRNTLNITQP; from the coding sequence ATGGACACCAGCGCGCTCATGATGCCGGTCGAATGCGACGTGCGGCTGTTCGACGAACTCGAACGCCTGCTCGGCGAGGCCGAGTTCATCACGCCGCCCGCGGTGATCGCGGAACTCGACCGGCTGGCGACGGGTGCGAGCGAGGAAGCCACCGCCGCCAGCGTCGGTCGCGATCTGGCCGAGCGGTGCCGCGTGGTGGAGACGGATGCATCGTACGCCGACGACGCGCTCGTCGAACTCGCCGACTGCGGCGAGTGCGAGTACGTCGTGACGAACGACCAACCCCTCCGGGACCGCCTGCTCGAACGCGGCGTTCGGGTAATCGGTTTAAGGGGTCGGAACACACTGAACATAACACAACCTTAG
- a CDS encoding DNA-directed RNA polymerase: MYKRVRLKDTVEVPPRHLADVTPERVKRLLQDKLEGRMDEEVGSVVSVINVHDIGDGAVLPNRPGVYYEAEFDAITFDPQMQEVVDGTVVEVVEFGAFVGIGPVDGLLHVSQISDEYLAYDGENQQLASTQTNRTLGVGDEIRVRIVTKSVDERNPRDSKIGLTAKQPGLGKHGWLEEERQEREAQMEGN; the protein is encoded by the coding sequence ATGTACAAACGGGTACGACTCAAGGACACGGTCGAGGTGCCCCCGCGGCACCTCGCCGACGTGACGCCCGAGCGGGTGAAGCGCCTGCTCCAGGACAAGCTCGAAGGACGGATGGACGAGGAGGTGGGGAGCGTCGTGAGCGTCATCAACGTCCACGACATCGGCGACGGCGCCGTGTTACCCAACCGCCCCGGTGTCTACTACGAGGCCGAGTTCGACGCCATCACCTTCGACCCACAGATGCAGGAGGTCGTCGACGGGACGGTCGTCGAAGTCGTGGAGTTCGGGGCCTTCGTCGGGATCGGTCCCGTCGACGGTCTGCTCCACGTCTCCCAGATCTCCGACGAATATCTCGCCTACGACGGCGAGAACCAGCAACTCGCCTCGACGCAGACGAACCGGACCCTCGGTGTCGGCGACGAGATTCGGGTACGCATCGTCACCAAGAGCGTCGACGAGCGCAACCCCCGCGACAGCAAGATCGGACTGACGGCGAAACAGCCGGGCCTCGGCAAACACGGCTGGCTCGAAGAGGAGCGACAGGAGCGCGAGGCCCAGATGGAGGGTAACTGA
- the spt4 gene encoding transcription elongation factor subunit Spt4: MAEDRLACRECHFINDPDTQTCANCGSSSLTEDWAGYVIVTHPERSEVADEMNVSNPGGYALKVR, from the coding sequence ATGGCCGAGGACCGCCTCGCCTGCCGTGAGTGTCACTTCATCAACGACCCCGACACGCAGACCTGCGCGAACTGCGGGTCGTCGAGCCTCACGGAGGACTGGGCGGGCTACGTCATCGTCACCCATCCCGAGCGCTCCGAGGTTGCCGACGAGATGAACGTCTCCAACCCCGGCGGCTACGCGCTCAAGGTCCGCTAA
- a CDS encoding GTP-dependent dephospho-CoA kinase family protein: MLELPDDLRGAFKDPLGSVFTDPNDLLAADGAGRPLVAVGDVVTVHLLDAGHSPDVALVDGKTERERVDESISRRLPDADIEVANPPATLSRALLDALLDALDRDEPTVIEVDGEEDLAALPAILATPEGGCVVYGQPGEGMVLVPVTDETRSLARDLLTRMDGDVDAALALLDAR; this comes from the coding sequence GTGCTCGAACTCCCCGACGACCTCCGGGGAGCGTTCAAGGACCCGCTGGGTTCCGTCTTCACCGACCCGAACGACCTCCTCGCGGCCGACGGCGCCGGCCGACCCCTCGTCGCCGTCGGCGACGTGGTCACGGTCCACCTCCTCGACGCCGGCCACTCCCCCGACGTGGCCCTCGTCGACGGCAAGACCGAACGCGAACGCGTCGACGAGTCGATCAGCCGGCGCCTGCCAGACGCCGACATCGAGGTGGCGAACCCCCCGGCCACCCTCTCGCGGGCGCTCCTCGACGCACTCCTCGACGCGCTCGACCGCGACGAACCCACCGTCATCGAAGTCGACGGCGAGGAGGATCTGGCCGCGCTTCCGGCCATCCTCGCCACGCCCGAGGGCGGCTGTGTCGTCTACGGCCAGCCCGGCGAGGGGATGGTCCTCGTCCCCGTCACCGACGAGACGCGGTCGCTCGCCCGCGACCTCCTCACCCGAATGGACGGCGACGTGGACGCCGCGCTCGCGCTCCTCGACGCTCGTTGA
- a CDS encoding 30S ribosomal protein S24e, with the protein MDIDIIEEDENPMLHRTDVRFQITHDEATPSRLSVRDSLAAKLNKDSAEVVVHKLDTKFGMRKTVGYAKVYESPDHARDVEQDHMLDRNKISADGEDADEADAEAEEA; encoded by the coding sequence ATGGATATCGACATCATCGAGGAAGACGAGAACCCCATGTTGCATCGGACGGACGTTCGATTCCAGATCACGCACGACGAAGCGACGCCCTCGCGGCTCTCCGTTCGTGACAGTCTCGCGGCCAAACTGAACAAGGACTCCGCCGAAGTCGTCGTCCACAAACTCGACACGAAGTTCGGGATGCGGAAGACGGTCGGCTACGCCAAGGTGTACGAGAGTCCGGATCACGCTCGCGACGTGGAACAGGATCACATGCTCGACCGAAACAAGATCAGCGCCGACGGCGAGGACGCCGACGAGGCCGACGCGGAAGCCGAAGAGGCCTGA
- a CDS encoding bifunctional N(6)-L-threonylcarbamoyladenine synthase/serine/threonine protein kinase, whose amino-acid sequence MRILGIEGTAWAASAAVFEYDPDDPAPLDADQPFIETDAYQPESGGIHPREAAEHMGEAIPAVVESALDAADGPIDAVAFSRGPGLGPCLRIVGTAARALAGTLDVPLVGVNHMVAHLEIGRYGSGFDSPVCLNASGANAHLLGYHDGRYRVLGETMDTGVGNAIDKFTRHVGWSHPGGPKVEEAAKDGEYVDLPYVVKGMDFSFSGLMSAAKAEYDEGTPVEDVCFSLQETIFAMLTEVAERALSLTGSDELVLGGGVGQNERLREMLSTMCADRGAEFYAPDPRYLRDNAGMIAVLGAKMLAAGDSLTIEESAVDPNFRPDEVDVTWRADEASVAFEPMETAERQGAEAIVTVESVEPRSTEARTQSGARVIKRRLPKAYRHPALDERLRRERTVAEARLTSDARRQGVPTPVVRDVDVAEATITFDRVGDRDLGAALTPDRARMVGAHLARLHRAGIVHGDPTVRNVRVDDRCYLIDFGLGYHSGHVEDHAMDCHVFGGSVRGTAGDTDAVLSAFEAGYAEAGDEAVLDRLREVEGRGRYT is encoded by the coding sequence ATGCGCATCCTCGGCATCGAGGGGACGGCCTGGGCGGCCAGCGCCGCGGTCTTCGAGTACGATCCCGACGACCCCGCGCCCCTCGACGCCGACCAACCCTTCATCGAAACCGACGCCTACCAGCCGGAGAGCGGCGGCATTCACCCGCGCGAGGCCGCCGAACACATGGGCGAGGCCATCCCGGCGGTCGTCGAGTCGGCCCTCGACGCCGCCGACGGCCCCATCGACGCCGTCGCCTTCTCCCGCGGCCCGGGGCTCGGCCCCTGCCTCCGCATCGTCGGTACCGCCGCCCGCGCCCTCGCTGGCACACTGGACGTGCCGCTCGTCGGCGTGAATCACATGGTCGCCCACCTCGAAATCGGACGGTACGGCTCCGGATTCGACTCCCCCGTCTGTCTGAACGCCAGCGGCGCCAACGCCCACTTGCTCGGCTACCACGACGGTCGGTATCGCGTCCTCGGGGAGACGATGGATACTGGCGTCGGCAACGCCATCGACAAGTTCACCCGTCACGTCGGCTGGTCACACCCCGGCGGACCGAAGGTCGAAGAAGCGGCGAAAGACGGCGAGTATGTCGACCTCCCGTACGTCGTCAAGGGGATGGATTTCTCCTTCTCCGGCCTCATGAGCGCCGCCAAGGCCGAGTACGACGAGGGGACGCCCGTCGAGGACGTGTGTTTCTCGCTGCAGGAGACCATCTTCGCCATGCTGACCGAGGTGGCCGAACGCGCCCTCTCACTGACAGGGTCGGACGAACTCGTCCTCGGTGGTGGCGTCGGCCAGAACGAGCGCCTGCGTGAGATGCTCTCGACGATGTGTGCCGACCGCGGTGCCGAGTTCTACGCGCCCGACCCGCGCTACCTCCGCGACAACGCGGGCATGATTGCCGTCCTCGGCGCCAAGATGCTCGCCGCCGGCGACAGCCTGACTATCGAGGAGTCGGCGGTCGATCCCAACTTCCGGCCGGACGAAGTTGACGTGACGTGGCGAGCGGACGAAGCGTCGGTGGCGTTCGAACCCATGGAGACGGCCGAGCGGCAGGGGGCGGAGGCCATCGTCACCGTCGAGAGCGTGGAGCCACGCTCCACGGAGGCCCGGACGCAATCCGGCGCCCGCGTGATCAAGCGCCGCCTGCCGAAGGCGTACCGCCACCCGGCTCTCGACGAACGCCTTCGCCGCGAGCGGACGGTCGCGGAGGCCCGTCTCACCAGTGACGCCCGTCGGCAGGGTGTACCGACGCCGGTCGTCCGCGACGTGGACGTGGCCGAGGCGACGATCACGTTCGACCGCGTCGGCGACCGCGACCTCGGTGCTGCGCTCACGCCCGACCGCGCCCGGATGGTCGGGGCCCACCTCGCACGGCTCCACCGCGCGGGAATCGTCCACGGCGACCCGACCGTTCGGAACGTTCGGGTCGACGACCGATGCTACCTCATCGACTTCGGCCTCGGCTACCACAGCGGGCACGTCGAGGATCACGCCATGGACTGTCACGTCTTCGGCGGGAGCGTCCGCGGGACGGCGGGCGACACGGACGCCGTGCTCTCGGCGTTCGAAGCCGGTTACGCCGAGGCCGGCGACGAGGCCGTCCTCGACCGTCTGCGCGAGGTCGAGGGGCGGGGTCGGTACACCTAA
- a CDS encoding AAA family ATPase has product MGIDAATDACRDIVDRVGEAVIADRTFLETVVTGMLARGHVLVEDVPGTGKTLTAIALADALGLEFNRIQFTPDLLPSDITGTHVYDEHEGTFRFQRGPVFANVVLADEINRAPPKTQSALLEAMDEGQVSADGETFDLPEPFFVIATQNPVEQEGTFRLPEAQRDRFIVKVSMGYPDRSGELELIDRRSNRTTTKPRVDSVVDAAQVTALRQVPETVTVEREVREYLVDLARATREDGRVEIGVSPRGIQRFYEAARAHAVVAGRSYVAPDDVKAVAPAVLTHRLVLTSEASIRDVDPASVVESVLDTVEVPAATAETDD; this is encoded by the coding sequence ATGGGAATCGACGCGGCGACGGACGCGTGTCGTGACATCGTCGACCGCGTCGGCGAGGCCGTCATCGCCGACCGGACGTTCTTGGAGACGGTGGTGACCGGAATGCTCGCCCGCGGCCACGTCCTCGTCGAGGACGTTCCCGGCACGGGCAAGACGTTGACCGCCATCGCGCTCGCGGATGCACTCGGCTTGGAGTTCAACCGCATCCAGTTCACGCCCGACCTCCTGCCCAGCGACATCACGGGCACGCACGTCTACGACGAACACGAGGGCACCTTCCGCTTCCAGCGCGGCCCCGTCTTCGCCAACGTCGTCCTCGCCGACGAGATCAACCGCGCGCCGCCGAAGACCCAATCCGCACTGCTGGAGGCGATGGACGAGGGACAGGTGAGCGCCGACGGCGAGACGTTCGACCTCCCCGAACCTTTCTTCGTCATCGCGACGCAGAATCCCGTCGAACAGGAGGGGACCTTCCGCCTCCCCGAGGCCCAGCGTGACCGCTTCATCGTCAAGGTCTCGATGGGCTATCCCGACCGTTCGGGCGAACTCGAACTCATCGACCGCCGAAGCAACCGGACGACGACGAAACCCCGGGTCGACAGCGTCGTCGACGCGGCGCAGGTGACTGCCCTCCGGCAGGTGCCCGAAACCGTGACCGTCGAGCGCGAGGTGCGTGAGTACCTCGTCGACCTGGCGCGGGCCACCCGCGAAGATGGACGGGTCGAGATCGGCGTCTCACCCCGCGGCATCCAGCGATTCTACGAGGCGGCGCGCGCACACGCCGTCGTCGCCGGGCGATCCTACGTCGCGCCCGACGACGTGAAAGCCGTCGCGCCCGCGGTGCTGACCCACCGCCTCGTGTTGACCTCGGAGGCGT